In one Leishmania braziliensis MHOM/BR/75/M2904 complete genome, chromosome 32 genomic region, the following are encoded:
- a CDS encoding putative AMP deaminase — MESKTHMQPKVRGGATSVIARLLCHKLSQQCHPSISSSFVSFGGAGELPGPNNGDTVQGRIHGRDAMEVSETAVAPTYHRIMIDGDEGDKDYLNCVGVIAHIIQTRQAYKDTDQGQLEIPLTTEELERRYCSTAAAATSSVSAASRTASLSFLPSLSVAETPEHQPPQSDDSTAMASLMGLEFRHGVFVFEGMRTRVVPWEQYVHDIRAVYGAIENGPCLSTARMRLTSIAEKFRLYLLLNRENEGSCDALYRDGGVYAPCTRVDNGVNMHTSVVAPVLLEHVVTTALEQPRVPLYVDPHTQQVVTLGAYLEAGGIRDPRALTVEGLGLQPTLYRNKYLPYDLFDAKLNPAGAFGATLLQALLSTDGPNHGNLCGVLLRAELEQREYQKQQLTATEMALEVCGHHPEELTRLAAWVRRQGFNKFSRNRWVLVIQRERNSAKELGPNQLPSRCTTVGDQLRHIFYPLFMATLCPYAPQWSDVAQLLCCIGAIGIRTHAVVRSENFSATPVDPDTLPCNSAPLESGQVVDHGGAVAHGGGCSDYYFFYYVWANMAALNALRKRLGLNTLLFTPSVKEQAPAYDQLVSSFLLGDVVHDVSSLAKSWIMQFLYMYCRIGIVLSPLRDNALSTAYFNSPFLKFFRQGMRVSVSTSDPLYFHHHESQPLIEEYATLSKLCSLTPMDTMELGRNSVLNSSFPSEMKQVWLGEGFSSLGAESNDLRRCGVCDYRLQFRHEALAHEEALLNQLLAKAGIMAPGGIGSGVAAGDSACGALSLHLIPYAQSVLVSDLVQQSRHSRRMNYTDQRIVYPRIDIYYGGHRSGHATDAVAALRQVVGLRRKYVGNASHTAATDTNVRVEDVFSTTRQFDEAQWEYNTYYGVCILSQQGRTPSWPTFLPTITEFIRDMSVIRQAASSVALQRLATHRLNLLEQKFLLHLSMNVSNEAGKKEEKEWNNRDFFTAYKVDTNVHTDAGSNARTLLEFFVDKALNHGGDVVFERDHHPVMLKELLSEYEIDVHHITVDELHHHLHTHTDLREIFLSPFNFMQGRYFAELTKRTLDIYEEDAFSFAENRLSITGASAQEWYDLAHWFDCYGMASSRSRWMVCLPWQYRRLRRNGVLKNFGEFLDHVFHPLWEISLHPAKDTKFHYLLAHLSGFDCVSDESKIDLPLTDVSPHDWNSDLNPPYSYYMYYMWANITSLNEFRASRGLSTFTLRPQCGERGSMDHLVSGFCLANSINHGVTLARHPVLEYMWYIAQVGVAMSPLSNTAGASAYLENPFPVFFHRGLNVSLATNQPLYFHFTREPLVEEYSIAAKLWKFELNDMSEIARNSVLQSGFSAAWKQNALGPRYQLRSTLGNDVRRSRVSDIRVAYRYEVYHTELNFLDEQLTAGSPGFVGNASLSESAPTSAGVDASRGQKPRRFDGASTVSPTPGGGPAAGAESSQRMPRAMKLLEDELVICGDAVVADIFQCLVSTALLPTSAPNVDNSLAWPRTANSRGVHQFLPSSPAPLPAQLESRAAQLRGEIQRLDAELTRMRVVSLQVAGQNNSIALQVNALRERLQTEGLAIVGSLYGGTNEEETEASSNDGFAVTGVAAAEEETVGGDVRKSL, encoded by the coding sequence ATGGAGAGCAAGACTCACATGCAGCCCAAGGTGCGGGGTGGCGCAACGTCCGTCATtgcccgcctcctctgccacaAGCTCTCACAGCAGTGCCACCCCAGCATTTCCTCATCCTTCGTGTCGTttggaggcgctggcgagTTGCCGGGGCCTAATAACGGCGACACGGTCCAAGGGCGCATTCATGGCAGGGACGCGATGGAGGTTTCCGAGACCGCTGTGGCACCCACATATCACCGCATCATGATCGATGGCGATGAGGGTGACAAAGACTACCTAAATTGCGTCGGTGTCATAGCGCACATCATCCAGACTCGTCAGGCCTACAAGGACACGGACCAAGGGCAGTTAGAGATACCTCTGACAACAGAGGAGCTGGAGAGGCGTTACTgtagcaccgccgcggctgctaCTTCTTCGGTgtcggcggcgtcgcggaCCGCATCCTTGTCGTTCCTTCCGTCCTTGTCAGTCGCTGAGACGCCCGAACACCAGCCGCCACAGTCTGATGACTCCACGGCGATGGCCTCACTCATGGGGCTCGAGTTTCGACACGGCGTCTTTGTCTTTGAAGGCATGCGCACTCGCGTCGTGCCATGGGAGCAGTACGTGCACGATATCCGCGCCGTCTACGGTGCCATCGAGAACGGCCCGTGTCTCTCCACCGCCCGCATGCGCCTCACCTCCATCGCCGAGAAGTTTCGCCTgtacctcctcctcaaccGCGAAAATGAAGGCAGCTGTGATGCACTGTACCGCGACGGTGGCGTCTACGCTCCGTGTACGCGCGTTGACAATGGCGTAAACATGCACACTTCTGTTgtggcgccggtgctgctggagcacgTGGTGACAACCGCGCTAGAGCAGCCACGCGTGCCCCTCTACGTCGACCCCCACACCCAGCAGGTCGTGACGCTGGGTGCGTACCTTGAGGCTGGCGGCATTCGAGACCCTCGCGCGCTCACGGTGGAGGGGCTCGGCCTGCAACCCACGCTGTACCGCAATAAGTACCTGCCATACGATCTATTCGATGCGAAGCTGAACCCTGCTGGGGCCTTTGgtgcgacgctgctgcaggcactCTTGTCAACCGACGGACCGAATCACGGCAACCTGTGCGGTGTACTTCTCCGCGCcgagctggagcagcgcGAGTACCAGAAGCAGCAGTTGACAGCGACGGAAATGGCACTGGAGGTCTGCGGACACCATCCAGAGGAGCTCACGCGACTCgctgcgtgggtgcgtcGGCAGGGCTTCAACAAGTTTTCGCGCAATCGATGGGTGCTCGTGATTCAGCGGGAGCGCAACTCTGCGAAGGAGTTGGGGCCGAACCAGctcccctctcgctgcacCACCGTTGGTGACCAGCTGCGACACATCTTTTACCCCCTCTTCATGGCAACGCTATGCCCGTACGCTCCGCAGTGGTCGGACGTGGCGCAGTTGTTGTGCTGCATCGGCGCCATCGGCATTCGCACTCACGCTGTCGTGCGCTCTGAAAATTTCAGCGCCACTCCTGTGGACCCCGACACGCTCCCGTGCAACAGTGCACCCCTCGAAAGTGGGCAAGTCGTCGACCATGGAGGCGCGGTCGCGCACGGTGGCGGGTGTAGTGACTACTACTTCTTCTACTACGTCTGGGCTAATATGGCGGCACTGAATGCACTGCGCAAGCGCCTCGGCCTCAACACACTGCTCTTCACCCCATCCGTAAAAGAGCAGGCCCCGGCGTACGATCAGCTCGTCAGCTCCTTCCTGCTCGGTGACGTCGTGCACGACGTGAGCTCTCTCGCGAAGAGCTGGATTATGCAGTTCCTCTACATGTACTGTCGCATCGGGAtcgtcctctcccccttaCGTGACAACGCGCTCAGCACCGCGTACTTTAACAGTCCGTTCCTGAAGTTCTTCCGCCAAGGGATGCGGGTATCGGTCAGCACATCCGACCCGCTGTacttccaccaccacgaaTCGCAGCCGCTTATTGAGGAGTATGCCACCTTGAGCAAGTTGTGCTCGTTGACGCCGATGGATACAATGGAGCTGGGGCGAAACAGCGTGCTGAACAGCAGCTTCCCGTCAGAGATGAAGCAGGTTTGGCTTGGCGAGGGCTTTTCTTCACTGGGGGCGGAGAGCAACGacctgcgtcgctgcggtgtgtgcgACTATCGCCTGCAGTTCCGCCACGAGGCCCTCGCGCAtgaagaggcgctgctgaaccaGCTCCTGGCGAAGGCAGGCATTATGGCTCCAGGCGGCATTGGCTCTGGCGTTGCCGCTGGGGACAGTGCCTGTGGGGCGCTTTCACTGCACCTCATCCCCTACGCACAGTCGGTGCTGGTGTCTGACCTTGTCCAGCAGTCTCGCCACTCGCGCCGCATGAACTACACGGACCAGCGAATTGTGTACCCTCGCATCGACATCTACTACGGAGGCCATCGCTCAGGCCACGCGACggacgcggtggcggcccTGCGGCAGGTCGTCGGGCTCCGTCGCAAGTACGTCGGAAACGCGAGCCATACGGCGGCAACTGACACTAACGTGCGCGTCGAGGACGTCTTCAGCACCACCCGCCAGTTCGACGAGGCGCAGTGGGAGTACAACACGTACTACGGAGTGTGCATCTTGTCTCAGCAGGGCAGGACGCCGTCGTGGCCGACGTTCCTGCCGACCATCACGGAGTTCATTCGCGACATGTCCGTGATTCGGCAGGCGGCCAGCTCAGTGGCTCTGCAGCGGCTCGCGACGCACCGGCTCAACCTGCTCGAGCAGAAGTTTCTGCTTCATCTCTCGATGAATGTCTCGAACGAAGCTGGcaagaaggaggagaaggagtggAACAACCGCGACTTCTTCACTGCCTACAAAGTGGACACGAACGTGCACACCGACGCCGGCTCCAACGCCCGCACGCTGCTCGAGTTCTTTGTGGACAAGGCCCTGAATCACGGCGGGGACGTTGTGTTTGAGCGCGATCATCACCCCGTCATGCTCAAGGAGCTGCTGAGCGAATACGAGATTGACGTGCACCACATAACAGTCGACGAGCTTCACCATcacctgcacacgcacaccgacCTGCGCGAGATTTTCTTGTCGCCGTTTAACTTCATGCAGGGCCGCTACTTTGCCGAGCTGACTAAGCGCACTCTGGACATCTACGAGGAGGATGCCTTCAGCTTCGCCGAAAACCGACTCTCAATCACCGGCGCCTCCGCACAGGAGTGGTACGATCTGGCGCACTGGTTTGACTGCTACGGCATGGCCAGCTCACGTAGCCGTTGGATGGTGTGTCTGCCGTGGCAGTACCGCCGCTTGCGTCGAAACGGGGTGCTGAAGAACTTCGGCGAGTTTCTTGACCACGTTTTCCATCCACTGTGGGAGATTAGCCTGCACCCGGCCAAGGACACAAAGTTCCACTACCTACTGGCACACCTGTCCGGCTTTGACTGCGTCTCGGATGAGTCGAAGATCGACCTGCCGTTGACGGACGTTTCCCCGCACGACTGGAACAGCGACTTGAACCCGCCGTACAGCTATTACATGTACTATATGTGGGCAAATATCACCTCTCTCAATGAGTTCCGTGCGTCTCGCGGGTTAAGCACCTTCACACTGCGTCCCCAGTGCGGCGAACGCGGCAGCATGGACCACCTCGTGAGCGGCTTCTGCTTAGCTAACAGCATCAACCACGGCGTTACGCTGGCGCGGCACCCCGTGCTAGAGTACATGTGGTACATTGCGCAGGTCGGTGTGGCGATGTCCCCACTCAGCAACACAGCTGGCGCCTCTGCCTACCTCGAGAACCCGTTCCCGGTCTTCTTCCATCGCGGCTTGAACGTTAGCCTGGCGACAAATCAGCCGCTGTACTTTCACTTCACGCGTGAGCCGCTCGTGGAGGAGTACTCGATCGCCGCGAAGCTGTGGAAGTTCGAGCTGAACGACATGTCCGAAATCGCGCGCAACAGCGTCTTGCAGAGCGGTTTCTCGGCTGCGTGGAAGCAGAACGCGCTGGGTCCGCGGTATCAGCTCCGCTCTACTCTTGGCAACGACGTTCGTCGCAGCCGCGTGTCGGACATTCGCGTTGCGTACCGGTATGAAGTCTACCACACAGAGCTGAACTTCCTGGACGAGCAGCTCACCGCCGGCTCTCCCGGCTTCGTAGGGAACGCGTCACTGTCTGAGAGTGCGCCGACATCTGCTGGGGTAGACGCGAGCCGGGGACAGAAACCCAGACGCTTTGACGGTGCTTCTACAGTATCCCCAACCCCCGGAGGTGGGCCTGCGGCTGGTGCCGAATCATCTCAGCGGATGCCTCGGGCTATGAAGCTGCTGGAAGACGAGCTGGTCATTTGCGGGgatgctgtggtggcggacATTTTTCAGTGTCTAGTATCGACTGCACTGCTACCGACCTCCGCCCCCAACGTGGACAACTCCTTGGCGTGGCCGCGAACAGCTAACTCCAGAGGCGTGCATCAGTTCCTGCCCAGTTCTCCGGCACCCCtgccggcgcagctggagTCACGGGCGGCGCAGCTACGTGGAGAGATTCAGCGACTGGACGCGGAGCTAACCCGCATGCGAGTCGTCTCGCTGCAGGTGGCCGGTCAGAACAACTCGATTGCCCTGCAGGTGAACGCACTGCGTGAGCGGCTTCAGACCGAAGGGCTGGCCATCGTGGGCAGTCTTTATGGCGGCACGAACGAAGAGGAAACCGAGGCGTCGTCAAATGACGGGTTTGCAGTGACAGGGGTCGCCGcggcggaagaggagacggTGGGCGGTGATGTGCGCAAGTCGCTCTGA
- the TTA1 gene encoding putative GPI transamidase component Tta1: MTNSPGRTKSTAAAASSETWRRNSTNSFAALNAFIFLVVMSVHWTTMSREHVELPMDRVVAELQASCSDPADTPSLTPSMLPPAFYGLAVWVDSPALLPGVHAALALMKERLAGSLGSAAAAVPLPTHTLYSSVRLQSRMRDDVVTALVQEAQSGRLPGAERVARELEHLASQQQLGLPMLKHAFLPEVGQEVELFGLSLFSVPVPVLPGDAASKVQCFISGVRQAYCVLPVEVPDASDVDRGGAGAAAFSKTHVLAASLTPSSYRLRAASLEAEVRAALLSVTTQQIDLASFNPADVAAWKRAREHQGCLYTIASVTSTLRSIAANPNMAVPRSTERMFADLERLVQSRSFLRAARAADDLQFHPSLTPQLYIPWDHAVVFQLIVLLPIVSCALLTARFVVEERRQNRARAKAAAEAKEAKKIQGEVRDSFTALQKKMC; the protein is encoded by the coding sequence ATGACGAACAGTCCCGGTAGGACAAAGTCgacggccgcggcagcatcgTCGGAGACGTGGCGGCGCAACTCTACAAACAGCTTCGCTGCGCTCAACGCATTCATATTTCTTGTCGTCATGAGTGTGCATTGGACAACGATGAGCCGTGAGCATGTAGAGCTGCCGATGGATCGCGttgtggcagagctgcaggcgagCTGCTCCGATCCGGCAGACACCCCTTCCTTGACCCCTTCCATGCTCCCTCCCGCGTTTTACGGGCTGGCGGTTTGGGTGGACTCTCCGGCGTTGCTGCCAGGCGTGCACGCAGCGCTTGCACTGATGAAGGAGCGGTTGGCAGGCAGTctgggcagcgccgctgcagctgtccCACTCCCGACGCACACACTCTACTCCTCTGTGCGTCTGCAGTCGCGGATGCGGGACGACGTGGTCACCGCACTCGTTCAGGAAGCGCAGAGTGGACGCTTACCCGGCGCGGAGCGGGTGGCGCGCGAGCTAGAGCACTTGGCAAGCCAACAGCAACTCGGCTTGCCGATGCTGAAGCATGCTTTTTTGCCTGAGGTTGGCCAGGAGGTGGAACTGTTTGGCCTGTCGCTCTTTAGCGTGCCGGTGCCTGTGCTGCCAGGGGATGCAGCTAGTAAGGTGCAGTGCTTCATCAGTGGCGTGAGGCAAGCGTACTGCGTGCTTCCCGTGGAGGTACCGGATGCCTCCGACGTGGACcgcggaggtgctggtgctgcagcgttCAGCAAGACGCATGTTTTGGCAGCCTCTCTCACACCTTCCTCGTACCGGCTGCGGGCCGCTTCACTGGAGGCCGAGGTCCGAGCAGCGCTCCTCTCTGTCACAACACAGCAGATCGACTTGGCCTCTTTCAACCCAGCCGACGTGGCGGCGTGGAAGCGGGCTCGGGAGCATCAGGGGTGTCTGTACACGATCGCCTCCGTGACGAGCACGTTGCGGTCCATTGCGGCAAACCCAAACATGGCTGTTCCACGAAGCACGGAGCGCATGTTCGCAGACTTGGAGCGCCTCGTGCAGTCCCGCTCCTTCCTGCGAGCTGCGCGGGCCGCCGACGACCTGCAGTTCCACCCATCGCTCACTCCACAGCTGTACATTCCGTGGGACCATGCTGTTGTCTTTCAGTTGATCGTGCTACTACCGATAGTGTCTTGCGCGTTGCTGACCGCGCGCTTCGTCGTGGAGGAGCGCCGGCAAAATCGTGCTCGCGCaaaggctgctgctgaagccaAAGAGGCGAAGAAAATCCAGGGAGAAGTCCGGGACTCATTCACAGCGTTGCAGAAAAAAATGTGTTGA